From the Hyphomicrobiaceae bacterium genome, the window AGGATGTCTATAAGGTGGCGTGCCTCGCGTTCTGCCTTTCCAGCATCCATCGCCCACAGACCGGCTACGAACTCGAGATATTCAAACGGATCAAGTTTGTCATAGATCAGCGGCTCGTCGGGAACCCACGCCATGATGGTCTTTGCCTCGATCGGCTTACGCAACGCGTCGATGCCGCAGATCGAGATCTCTCCCGCGTCAGGCTTCAGCAGACCGGCGACCATGCGCAGCGTCGTGGTCTTGCCTGCGCCGTTGGGACCAAGGAGCGCATAAAACTCACCGCGCGCGATGGTCAGCGAAAGGTCATTCACCGCGGGTTTGGCGAAGACTTTGCGCAGGTTCCGGATTTCGAGGGCGGGGGGAGATGCAACATCTGTCATGCGAGACGCGAGACCATCAACACGCTGTTAACAAATTCACTTGCCTCGAAGCTAGCGCGTTCGTGTTGAGTAAGCGTGAAAATCGCAAACTATTCCCACAGTGTTAACGCGGCTGCGTGCGCAGCGCACGTCGCTCCCGATGGACCATGTAGAGTCCGGCGGATGTTAAGATGGCGATCCCGAGCATCTGCACGCGATCGGGTGTTTCATTCCATATTGCCCATCCCGATAACAGGGCGAATAAAATGACGGCATAGCGAAACGGCGCGACGATGCCGACATCGCCCGCGCGCATCCCCACTATGATTAGGGCATATGCAAGCGTCAGAAACGCGCCGCACAGCATCAATAGCACGCACTCTCGCAATTCGGGCACGACCCAGGATTCGAAAGGCGCGAGCAACAGTCCGGCGGGTGCGGTGATTGCAGCTGACATAAGCGTCAATGTGAGGGTTGGGACGCTGGCGGGGATCTGACGTGTGATGAGATCTCGTGCTGCAACCAGCGCGACGGAAACAAGAAGGATGACCGTGGCGGGAGAAAACGCCGAGGTTCCCGGACGTGCGATGAGCATTACGCCGACGAGTCCGATCAACGTCGCGAGCCAGCCCCGCCAGCCTATGGGCTCCTTAAGAACGATCGCCGCCGCGGCTGTTATCGCCAGCGGGGTGAACTGGGCAAGCGCCGTCACGTCGGCAATCGGCATGGCAAGAAGTGCGGTCAGGAACGTCAATGTCGAGAAGGCTTCCGCTGCCATGCGCCAGCCAAGCAGCCGCTTTGGAGCGGTCTCGGGAAGTCTCAGTCCGCCGATGATTGCGGCGAATCCCAGGATATAGATCGTTGCGGCCGTATTGCGCAGCAGGATCAACTCGCCCAGCGGTATCTTTTCACCGACAAGCTTCACGCATGTGTCGTTGGCGACGAAGAATGCCATTGAACCCAGCATCGCAAGTATGCCGGTTAAGTTGCTGTGCCTCATGTGAGAGCGCGAAATAGACATGGGAGCGTAAAGCTATTGTATGGAAGCGGCAGGATAAGCGAGCTCTTCTCGCGCGTTTCAATGTAGGCAAAAGCGGCATTCTAGCGTTCGCCAGATAAAGCAGGAGAAAAACTGGATTACTGCCCACCGGTTGACACGGGAGCCGTAGAGCCCGGCATAGGCGCTTGCGGTTCAGGGCTCGCAGTTTGCGGGTGCGGATGCTCGGCGGGAGTTTCTGGCTTGACCTCCGGCTTTCGATCGGGAAGGCACGCAGCCTTTATCCGCATTTCGGAGATCTCGCGCCCTTCCTTGCTGGTGCGCTCGCTGTAGGGCAGGAAGGACAGCTTCGTCATTTTGTAAAGTTCGTTAGTGAATGTAGCCCCGCAATCAAGCACGAGTTGATGCATCGTATTGTAGTCGCAGCGGGTGAGTTCAGCGGCGCCATCGCCTTGCGCAATGCGCACGTCGTAGGCCTTGGTAAGACAGCGGTCGACGTTTGCCATGGCGGCGACCAGGCCATCCTCATAGTATTTTTCCAAGCCTGAGATCATGTGCTCGCCCGTCACTTCGCGGATGGCGAAGATATTCTGCATAACGTTCTTGTTCCAATCGACGTAGGCTTCGTCGTAGGCCCGCTTTCGATAGCGCAATTCGTCGATATCGGCGCCGCGTCTGATGGCGGAGGCAACCAGACCTGAGCGTGTGCGCCGCTCGTAAACAAGATGCACCAGCGTTTCAATCGATTGCCGCCGGGCTTGATACTTGGCGTATGCCTGACCCAACCAGGCACCGACTGATGCGGTGATGACGCCGTTGAGTACTGCGGAGAAAAGCGCGAAGGCGATGAGCTGACGGCGCGTGAGTCGCGCGTACTTCAGCAATGCGCGTGCCATTCCCTCTCCCGCCCTTGTCAGGTCCAGCCCCGTAACCCTGCCGCAGTCCCCAATTGGCAGAGATTGATAATCAGCCGCCGGTCACGCTCATGTGACGAGCTATAGCTGGTTTGCTGCGTGCCCTGTCGATGATGAAATCGTGTCCCTTCGGTTTGTGCGCGATCGCATCACGGATGGCGTCGTACAGCGGGGCGTTGTCGCCGGAAGCCCGCAGAGGCGCGCGCAGATCGGCGGCGTCCTCCTGGCCGAGGCACATAAACAGCGTACCCGTGCAGGTGAGACGCACACGATTGCAGCTTTCGCAGAAATTGTGCGTCATTGGCGTGATAAAGCCAAGTCGCCCGCCGGTCTCCTTGACTTTGACATAGCGGGCGGGCCCGCCCGTGCGATAGGGGATGTCTTCCAGCGTCAAGCGATCCATGAGACGGGCGCGGACAACCGAGAGCGGCAGGTATTGATCCGTGCGGTCTCCGTCAATGTCGCCGAGCGGCATTGTCTCGATCAGCGTCAGGTCCGCGCCACGCCCGTGCGTGTAACGGATCATCTCCTCGATTTCGTCCTCGTTGACGCCTTTGAGCGCAACAGCGTTGATCTTGACGGCAAGGCCTGCCTTCTGCGCTGCCCCCCAACCTTCGAGTACGCCGCCGAGCTCTCCCCAGCGGGTGATGGCGCGGAACTTGTCGGGATCGAGCGT encodes:
- a CDS encoding ABC transporter ATP-binding protein, translating into MTDVASPPALEIRNLRKVFAKPAVNDLSLTIARGEFYALLGPNGAGKTTTLRMVAGLLKPDAGEISICGIDALRKPIEAKTIMAWVPDEPLIYDKLDPFEYLEFVAGLWAMDAGKAEREARHLIDILGLAPHAATRCNGLSKGMRQKVALAGALIHDPQLIILDEPLTGLDAASARQVKAVLKDRVAAGATVIMTTHILDVAERMAERIGVINNGRLIAQGTLAELSQQSGQDGGTLEEIFLTLVADESATAA
- a CDS encoding DMT family transporter, whose protein sequence is MRHSNLTGILAMLGSMAFFVANDTCVKLVGEKIPLGELILLRNTAATIYILGFAAIIGGLRLPETAPKRLLGWRMAAEAFSTLTFLTALLAMPIADVTALAQFTPLAITAAAAIVLKEPIGWRGWLATLIGLVGVMLIARPGTSAFSPATVILLVSVALVAARDLITRQIPASVPTLTLTLMSAAITAPAGLLLAPFESWVVPELRECVLLMLCGAFLTLAYALIIVGMRAGDVGIVAPFRYAVILFALLSGWAIWNETPDRVQMLGIAILTSAGLYMVHRERRALRTQPR
- the moaA gene encoding GTP 3',8-cyclase MoaA, whose translation is MNSESATMDSVRPLIDPFGRGIEYLRVSVTDRCDFRCVYCMSEHMTFLPKKDLLTLEELDRLCTAFVHLGVRKLRITGGEPLVRKNILWLFKQLGRHLDSGALDELTLTTNGSQLAKYAADLKAVGVKRVNISIDTLDPDKFRAITRWGELGGVLEGWGAAQKAGLAVKINAVALKGVNEDEIEEMIRYTHGRGADLTLIETMPLGDIDGDRTDQYLPLSVVRARLMDRLTLEDIPYRTGGPARYVKVKETGGRLGFITPMTHNFCESCNRVRLTCTGTLFMCLGQEDAADLRAPLRASGDNAPLYDAIRDAIAHKPKGHDFIIDRARSKPAIARHMSVTGG